In Symmachiella dynata, the following are encoded in one genomic region:
- a CDS encoding sodium-translocating pyrophosphatase → MVFMIWCLCFIASIAALWYAKKFYDWMITQDEGDEVMVKIAGHVRDGSNAYLRQQYKVVTIFFVVTGIILGIVAFVFKAQHPIVPFAFLTGGFFSGLAGWFGMKTATLASSRTAQGAKQSLNQGLQVAFRSGAVMGLVVVGLGLIDITLWFGGLYYIAPMMGYHFTLEEITVTMLCFGMGASCQALFARVGGGIFTKAADVGADLVGKVEAGIPEDDPRNPATIADNVGDNVGDVAGMGADLYESYCGSILATAALGVAAFQGHLKMQAMMLLLPFAIAAAGIAVSIYGVFLVKTEEGASQRNLLAALAKGINISSALVAVVTAVLAFFILYLPSTGEVGEILENAGMPHGWGLAFGVFIAVVTGLVAGIGIGKWTEFSTSEEYAPTKRIADQAVTGPATVIIAGVAEGFYSVWVPIVIVGAAILVSFGACTGFDYANADTFALGLYGVGIAAVGMLSTLGLTLATDAYGPIADNAGGNAEMSHQDPIVRERTDALDSLGNTTAATGKGFAIGSAALTALALLAAYVEEVRIGFDRWVEPSIVGTEGEGTVKKVASGLLATNSKEEGGKNEAWLIFPPTVKEEHRDKELQALIDLKPGDSATVDLDKLANQGYIVNNRFAKIPDFVRYYNVTVMNPRVLVGMFAGVALAFVFCAMTMKAVGRSAGAMVEEVRRQFRDIPGIMESEAEPDYASCVAISTAAAQREMVVPAVMGLVAPIVVGLLLGVAGVMGMLAGGLTSGFAVAIMMANAGGAWDNAKKYIEAGAHGGKGTDAHKATVVGDTVGDPFKDTSGPSLNILIKLMSMVSVVFAGLIVKMALGM, encoded by the coding sequence ATGGTGTTCATGATTTGGTGCCTCTGCTTTATCGCTTCGATAGCGGCATTGTGGTACGCCAAAAAGTTCTACGACTGGATGATCACCCAGGACGAAGGTGACGAGGTGATGGTCAAAATCGCCGGTCATGTCCGCGACGGGTCGAACGCCTATTTGCGGCAGCAATATAAGGTCGTGACGATCTTCTTCGTTGTAACTGGGATTATTCTGGGGATTGTGGCCTTTGTCTTTAAGGCCCAACACCCGATTGTCCCCTTTGCCTTCCTGACCGGTGGTTTCTTTTCCGGTTTGGCCGGTTGGTTCGGGATGAAAACGGCGACACTCGCCAGTTCACGGACCGCCCAAGGCGCCAAGCAATCACTGAACCAAGGTCTACAAGTTGCTTTTCGTAGCGGTGCGGTCATGGGTTTGGTGGTGGTCGGACTCGGTCTGATCGACATCACGCTCTGGTTTGGCGGCCTGTATTACATTGCCCCCATGATGGGCTATCACTTCACTCTGGAAGAAATCACGGTCACCATGCTCTGCTTTGGCATGGGGGCGAGTTGCCAAGCGTTGTTTGCTCGCGTGGGCGGCGGCATCTTCACCAAAGCAGCCGACGTGGGTGCCGACTTGGTTGGAAAGGTCGAAGCTGGAATTCCTGAAGACGATCCGCGGAACCCCGCCACGATCGCCGACAACGTGGGAGACAACGTGGGAGACGTCGCCGGTATGGGTGCGGATCTCTACGAATCTTATTGTGGCTCGATTTTGGCGACCGCGGCTTTGGGCGTGGCGGCATTTCAGGGTCACCTGAAAATGCAGGCCATGATGCTGTTGTTGCCGTTTGCTATTGCGGCGGCGGGAATCGCGGTTTCCATCTATGGTGTCTTCCTCGTCAAAACCGAAGAAGGAGCCTCGCAGCGCAATCTGCTGGCCGCCTTGGCCAAGGGAATTAACATTTCCAGTGCGTTAGTCGCTGTCGTGACGGCGGTGCTGGCGTTCTTTATCTTGTATCTACCCTCCACCGGCGAAGTCGGTGAAATTCTCGAAAATGCAGGGATGCCGCATGGATGGGGATTGGCCTTTGGTGTGTTTATCGCCGTGGTGACCGGCCTCGTCGCTGGAATCGGAATCGGCAAATGGACGGAATTCTCGACGAGCGAAGAATACGCCCCGACAAAACGAATCGCCGACCAAGCGGTCACTGGACCGGCCACCGTTATCATCGCCGGTGTTGCGGAAGGCTTCTACAGCGTTTGGGTTCCGATCGTGATCGTGGGTGCTGCCATTCTCGTCTCCTTCGGTGCCTGCACCGGATTTGACTATGCCAACGCCGATACGTTTGCCTTGGGCCTTTATGGGGTCGGTATCGCAGCCGTCGGCATGCTCAGTACGCTGGGCCTGACCTTAGCGACCGATGCCTACGGACCGATTGCCGACAACGCGGGTGGTAACGCGGAAATGAGCCACCAAGACCCGATCGTCCGCGAGCGGACCGACGCCCTCGATAGCTTGGGGAATACCACAGCCGCGACTGGTAAGGGTTTTGCCATCGGCTCAGCTGCCTTGACCGCTCTGGCACTATTGGCCGCTTATGTCGAAGAAGTCCGCATCGGTTTCGACCGCTGGGTGGAACCCTCGATTGTGGGAACAGAAGGCGAAGGCACGGTTAAAAAAGTCGCCAGCGGGTTGCTTGCGACAAATTCGAAAGAAGAAGGTGGCAAAAACGAAGCTTGGTTGATCTTCCCGCCGACCGTCAAAGAAGAACACCGGGACAAGGAACTGCAAGCACTGATTGACCTCAAACCGGGCGATTCCGCAACAGTCGACCTCGATAAGTTGGCGAATCAAGGCTATATCGTAAATAACCGCTTTGCCAAAATTCCGGACTTTGTTCGTTATTACAACGTCACTGTCATGAACCCGCGGGTACTGGTCGGTATGTTTGCCGGTGTTGCCTTGGCGTTCGTGTTCTGTGCGATGACCATGAAGGCTGTGGGACGTTCTGCCGGTGCCATGGTTGAAGAAGTCCGCCGTCAATTCCGCGATATTCCAGGTATCATGGAAAGCGAAGCCGAACCGGACTATGCCTCTTGTGTCGCCATTAGTACAGCAGCCGCGCAGCGTGAAATGGTCGTACCGGCCGTTATGGGCTTGGTTGCCCCGATTGTGGTTGGTTTGCTGTTGGGCGTCGCTGGCGTCATGGGCATGCTGGCTGGCGGACTGACCTCCGGTTTTGCCGTCGCCATTATGATGGCCAATGCCGGTGGTGCCTGGGACAACGCTAAGAAGTATATTGAAGCAGGTGCCCACGGCGGAAAAGGGACTGATGCCCATAAAGCCACCGTGGTGGGAGATACTGTTGGCGATCCATTCAAGGATACCAGCGGTCCCAGCTTGAATATCTTGATCAAATTGATGAGTATGGTTTCAGTGGTCTTCGCCGGCCTGATCGTAAAAATGGCGTTGGGCATGTAG